In one window of Rhinoderma darwinii isolate aRhiDar2 chromosome 7, aRhiDar2.hap1, whole genome shotgun sequence DNA:
- the MGAT3 gene encoding beta-1,4-mannosyl-glycoprotein 4-beta-N-acetylglucosaminyltransferase — MKMRWHKMFLLLCMAGLCVISVLHFLKALSYVSLSKDLVSLSPNFISGFFWESRSLIPQHIGRTDDGTQVLRTPGYYRPPEAAIQQPRPPPSGHSQGISTDELHLKELFLQEDTREYFVRTKSGGVCFKPGTKSQDRLPSEKPERSSPRKVSPSISRQSQQQTQKRRKWVECVCLPGWHGPSCGVPTVVQHSNLPTKDRLTPRLKPRRVINAININHEFDLLEARLRELEGAVDVFLICESNFTAYGEPRPLLFRQMLLNGTFDYVKSKVVYVFLDHFPEGGKQDGWIADDYLRTFLTHNGIGRLRNLRDDDLFIIDDADEIPSREGVLFLKLYEGWTEPIAFHMRKSLYGFFWKQPGTLEVISGCTIGMLRTVYGTDGIRLRRREYYTMPNFRQYENKTGHILVQWSLGSPLHFAGWHCSWCFPPEGIHFKLISAQNGDFPRWGDYEDKRDLNYIRWLIKTGGWFDGTKQEYPAADPHEHMYAPKFIMETPQRFGYLVKNPYI; from the coding sequence ATGAAGATGAGGTGGCACAAGATGTTTCTGCTCCTTTGCATGGCTGGCCTGTGTGTAATCTCAGTTCTCCATTTTCTGAAAGCCCTGTCTTATGTTTCACTGTCAAAGGACTTGGTTTCTCTTAGTCCAAATTTTATTTCTGGCTTCTTTTGGGAGTCCCGGTCTCTGATACCTCAACACATAGGAAGGACAGATGATGGCACCCAGGTTCTACGCACACCTGGATACTACCGACCACCTGAGGCTGCCATTCAGCAACCTAGGCCTCCTCCTTCAGGACATAGTCAAGGCATTAGCACAGATGAATTGCACCTGAAGGaactttttttgcaggaagatacAAGAGAGTATTTTGTGAGAACTAAATCTGGCGGTGTATGTTTTAAACCAGGAACAAAGTCACAAGACCGCTTGCCTTCTGAGAAGCCAGAACGGTCCTCTCCACGTAAGGTATCGCCTAGCATTTCTCGACAGTCGCAGCAGCAAACGCAGAAACGGAGGAAATGGGTGGAATGTGTTTGTTTACCTGGCTGGCATGGACCTAGTTGTGGGGTGCCAACAGTGGTCCAACACTCCAATCTCCCCACAAAGGATCGATTAACCCCACGGCTGAAACCACGTCGTGTTATCAATGCCATCAATATAAATCATGAATTTGATCTGTTGGAGGCACGGCTCCGTGAGCTGGAGGGGGCTGTGGATGTTTTCTTAATATGTGAATCAAACTTTACAGCATATGGGGAGCCGCGTCCTCTCTTATTCCGCCAAATGCTTCTCAATGGAACGTTTGACTACGTTAAATCCAAGGTAGTCTATGTGTTCCTGGACCATTTCCCGGAAGGTGGGAAACAAGATGGGTGGATAGCAGATGACTATCTGCGGACATTTTTGACACACAATGGGATTGGTCGCCTGCGCAACTTGCGAGATGATGACCTTTTCATTATAGATGATGCAGATGAGATCCCCagcagggaaggagtgctatttcttAAGCTTTATGAGGGCTGGACAGAGCCCATTGCTTTCCATATGCGCAAATCACTCTATGGCTTCTTTTGGAAGCAGCCAGGGACCTTGGAAGTGATTTCTGGTTGCACCATTGGAATGCTTCGTACTGTATATGGCACAGATGGTATCCGCCTTCGCCGACGGGAGTATTACACTATGCCCAACTTCCGTCAGTATGAAAATAAAACTGGGCACATTTTAGTTCAGTGGTCTTTGGGAAGCCCTTTACACTTTGCTGGCTGGCACTGCTCCTGGTGCTTCCCTCCAGAAGGAATCCATTTTAAGCTGATCTCAGCACAAAATGGAGATTTTCCAAGATGGGGTGACTATGAAGACAAAAGAGACTTAAACTACATCAGATGGCTTATAAAGACTGGGGGTTGGTTTGATGGAACCAAACAAGAGTATCCAGCAGCCGACCCCCATGAGCATATGTATGCCCCTAAATTTATCATGGAAACTCCCCAACGATTTGGCTACTTAGTTAAAAACCCCTACATCTGA